TAACGGTTTATTTGGCGGTaatcattcaatttatttacttacttcCTAAGATGCTGCCTTTTGCAGGAACCTCGTTAGCCATttcgtaattaatttatttttgataaaggTTTAGGTTAACAATTGTAAGTAAaacttttttcacttcactttcttgaatttacattatttaaaacaaaaattaattttaatactgAAGCGATATTTACTTCGTAGGCTTCACGTAGCTATTCACTAACAGTTCAACTTTTGTTAGCGCTTCTGAACTGAACGCCAAGAAGATACACGCGGACTGCTTCACACAAACTGAGTAGACTCTCTGAGGTGCGGCCACGTTTTGTTTGGTAAATGTACGAGTGTCTCCAGACAGCAACCGGTCGGCAGTTTTGACGATTCACTATTGCCTTGCACGAGTTACATATCTGTGCCTTCGACTCCACTTGCACCCGCGCTTTCTATTcagtcaatatacatatttatatgttaaaTTGTGGTGGCTCAATACGTTTTTGGATATTCGGTATCTGACAGTTCAGCGtcacaaaaatattatgaagtacatatgtacatacatatacatatgcttccatatgcatatgtgtgtatgtatctatgtgcaTACGTATGCATACGTACTTCCATATACATGCACTATTCGAAACTTCTCTCCTGTATGAGGGTAAACAATGGCTTCAAGCTTGAGCGCCCATCCATATTGGTAGaaatgcgtacatacatacatatatgtatgtagctctctttaaaataaaacagcGCGCAtagttttgtttatgtttatgtatgtatggatgtaccCATATTGTTCTAAAtaagtttaatttgtttttaaattatatacttttatactGATAATCGAGACACAAGTATGTTACAATATGAAGAAtgtatttgcaattatttaaatcttactttcaattatcaatttttttaaccaaTTACCAAATAtcagattttttattattttgcacacACATGTCAAAATTAGTTAAGTAAATTGAcaaaaattttcagtaatttctcTAAATGTatggatacatatgtacatacatatatatatatatgtataagtatatataatatgaatacgCAAGCGCTATTTCACAGTAAATTGTTTACATAGTAtatcaaaaatttggaaataacTCTATAGGAAATAAATGGCCCATCCTTAAAACTAAAAAGTGCCGAAAGAGCCCAATTGTAGTCacacaataattttcaaatgtgATATGAATGCAGTATTGAGCGAGCTGATTCCAAAGTTATTGGCGACCTTTATCATACTTCATATAGTGCATACTTCAATTTCAAACGGCTCAGCtgttagataaatatattttgttactgTTTTCGACACTTGTCGTCGAAATTAATCAGTATTGGGCTGTTATCGAAGGTTTTGTCGGGAAAGGCGTTCTAGGCTTTCATAGAAGAATTTAcgctgatatatgtatgtattgtaattCAGATCCAAACATGATCGCGGTAGCAGTCTTCTTATGGTCAAACACCTTTGTCTTGCAGCCTTTCCTTTGATTGTATTTGACAGTAGTACCCCTCTGGCTGTTCATATTGCTGCCGAAAATAGGGCTATAACCAATAgccaatatataaatacaacttGAAAAAATACATAGTAAATTTATGGGTACTTGTCGCTTAAGAGAGTCGTGCTAGGGAGAGAAGCTTGGTATTTGAGTACACAATTTGCCATTGGGTTGCGACTACTCCATATATGGATGTTTGGACATGTATACATTCAATTGCGAAATATCCGCCAAATGCATGTGTATTTATACTTATATCGAGATAATTGTCAAATCTACCTCTCTGTTAAGGATACTGtgcgatttaatttattttttaactcgcTCAAGCGTTCAAAATCTAGATTGTAGAGCAACAAGTGTCCAATTCATAACATTTGCATTtgagaatgtatgtatatgtacatacacaactACTATTGTAggtacatacagatatatatgtatgtatattaaatctTTAAACACACAAGAGTACATAGgtggaatttgaaaatttcaaatttgcatATATTACGAAATAGTTTTTGATTTGCTATTTCAGAAATATGCTTTAGTTAAATGTGTACTGGTATTATAAATGTTAGcaaatgtatatacagtggaacttccataactcgaacttttgaattggcattaGCGTTtagaaaccaaatttcatacaaatttacttccataactcaatcttccataactcaaagttctccataactcaaactcttaaattggcaatagaagtcaaatttcttacaaatttccttccataaatcgaacttttcgaccagggcataatacaaaatttaaaattttactttcaaggGACAATTTTGAAGGAGTCCgcatattcgtatggaggcgaacaaaaaatatgatattacacttatggattgcgtaaatcatataataaaggcatgggatacagacgtgaagagccaaacaatagtaaaCTGCAACAATCAACATtacagaatttatgttttaaggttatatagataaaactttatgcaaagtaaataactagaactgtgggtaaatctatatgttacagctttttgaaaaattcatgttttaatgtaaatttctataactcgaagtctctctaactcgaaatttttttgtggattgtggtgattcgagttggagaagttccactgtataatgaATAAAaccgtatttaaataaattttatatatcatatatatatgcatttgtatatgtatgtatgaaaatattaaatccaTCACACATAAAATTCGCGTTTCATTAGTTGATTAGACCGTATTCACTGTGGACACTATGGACACTATGGATAACTAAATATACTACTCTGGTGATATGGAAGAGCAGTTATGCCGCAAAGCTACTTGTATGTATGgaagtatttattataaagaacGTCTTTTATCGCATGTAGCACTACCACACAACACAACCGATCTATTTTCGTATCATCTGTGTATATGCTTATGTGCCTTAAATTTTTGGCGTGGTGACATTTGAAAATGActgaattgaataattattattatattaaggcGTGAATCTAATTGAAATAAACTTTGTGCTTTTATGGATGTTTGTGTGGCACACTCGAATCATGTGGATGCTGCTTCAATGTCTTATTTTACTCGACAAATTTATTGGTTGGTTTATAGGGTCACATTGAAGAATTTGGCTCTATTTCCATAAAGTGACCACGTACGAGTATGTGCTCCGAATTTGTTTTGATCGTTCTATTATTGATTTCAATTCGTTATAAATTGATTTGTTAAGATTTTTGCTGGAAGAGTGTTACGTTTGAAGTCAATGTACTATTTGACgggtttaatatattttcggcAATTGAATATTGTCCCATTGTAAGctcacatatatatgaatatatgccatacatacatacagttatgctcaaaataatagtattaacaacaataagaagGTAAAGAGCTACTGTGTTTAGCAATGTCTTTGTGCATCATTTAAATCTGTTCTAATCATTTGGAGTTTAAcacaaaacataataaaaatgtaactatGCTATATTAAATGTGCgattatattacaaaatatgtCTACTTTACTTTAGAAGGTGCCTATGTACgcgtttttatacatatacatatgtacatatgtatgtacaaaaagaTATacagaacatacatatgtacatctgtacaAATGTATCTACGATAAGCCCAATTTTTGTGAATGAATTCAATGTCAGGAAGAGATTTATATGAGAATGGAGAAAGTTAAAGAGAACCGAAAGCTCTCTTAGCCCACATGTTGATTGTGAGAAATTAAGCCGGGTgtatttgtacgtatgtatacatGCAGGCGGTGTATTTGCCTTCGTGCGTTTTGTGACGTTTCAAACTGCACGTAACAAAATACCACACATCTACTTGGTTGTGCACATTcatcatgcacacacacataaacagcaTTGTAATATTGGCACACATATTTGACTCACAGCAAATTCCCGCTGTAGCAACAAAATCTAGCAAATGTGAATGAAATGACAATGTGGGAAATGTGATTTAAGAGCCTGAGTAACGTTGCGAAATTCACAATATCAtatattatagtaaatataaGATAGTCATATTCAAATCGATGTAATATGTTCgtgcatttgtacatatgtaactgaCAAATGGACCttcaaaaaagttttcaaatgccCTGAAGGTGTGTTTTAAATctttcttataaaataaatcaaattggaAACAGAAATGCGAGTTAAACGAAGTGCAGCTAATTTGGCAGCGTGAACGGGCCCATCTAATAATATCCTACTTGATCGCTCGCTTTCgtcgagtatgtatgtaaattagtcGTAAGCACCATCTAGCAGGACCTTCACTTTACAACTCAATTAACAAAAtagtgttttaataaattacgaGATACCTTCCATTTGTGTGTATAAAAAATCCTTAACCTTAATTGCTACATATTgtagaaaatttggaaaaataaaccACATACCATTTGATATTTGAACTAAAGTAGTTGTCcaaatttatttgaagtaaAGCTTAAAAactgattttcatttttaattgtatgcatattttacaaaagtacaaAGAGTCAAGATATGGAAGTTTCACAAAATCAttactaaaatacatttgaaaacagggtgataaataaaaatgtttgcaattaataattcacttttcatttcatatgtTGAATTGGAAAAGACtcatagaatttttttcttaaattatgtTAGCACATAATCTGTACATAAGTACTTACAACTATAAGGGAATTTACTTGCTTATCTATATCCctatgtatttatgcatttatattgACAAAAAACTTTGACTAAAACACTAAGTGTAcataaaagtatgtatgtatactgtaTTATGTTTTGATTACATTAAAGCTGGAAATTGACACATCAATGAACAATCAGACAAATGTGTatttgcacacatacacacttgtgATCCAaagaacatttaaaataaatacgcaTGTGGGTTAGGTATTGAATAaggtttaagtttaaatttagtttgaaaTTATGCTGATTATTTAACGTGTCTCTGTTATACACGTACATTTTATTATGCTTGTACAATACTTTTTACCACACTTTTGCTTAACCTGTTTAATATGCTCTGAGTTCATGCCTTTGATTATTTaagattgaaatttttttatccaTAGAGACacacatataatatgtattttactTTATAACACCGATTTTATaaagtcaaatttttaaatattttcatataattgaacatatatacatgtatatatgtatgtatgtatagtacagATATTCCAGTGATAGCTGATAGCTAAAAAGCTAGCGGAGAAATATATTCTGGTGCTTTATGTtttgccaattacatacataatacaaataaatacatattacagAATATCtaagtatatatgcatatatatttatatatattttttcaaaggaGGCGTTTAAACGAAACGGAATAGAAGAaagtattcaaataaatatatttgttaaagtgaagttttcgaaaatataacgTACAATACCGTATCATCTggaatatttcttatataattaCACATACCAATAATACaagttcaatttgtttttttttcattaattaataaatcgtGTAACGACCCGTTACAATATTTTATCTGATTCCATCCATCCATATTCCAtctgattaaattttttctgcGTAGAAGTTTTATGTGTATGCgtaatatatacgtatgtacatatgtatatactataatataagtatatgggtatgtatgtatgtatgtttgaaatttcttatatttcattTCTAAGTAAAATATGAtagcacacaaatatttttattttgattattgtaatcggataataattaGAGCTCtttgataattttcaaaaagtaattTCTTCTACAGCCGCTGAAAATTGGAATGAGTGCTTAACATTTAGTAAAACTTTTCGCTATTAGTATTGTAGCTGATGCTGGATTTGGGGACAGGTTCGTTTAGAAAATTACCCATAGATCGCTTCTTTTTGGAAACCATAAAGCGCTTAATTCCATAACCTACAACATAAGAGAAAATCcacttttattattaaacataatCGATGATATTGAATGGTTTCCAGAAGCCTTACGATTTCCATTACCGGTGGGAAGTGCTGCGCCGTATTTTTGTTCTCTTTGAAGTTCGTATTTGGGTATTGTTTCTACATTTGCTGGCAGACCATAGTAATCTATCATGTTTGGTTCCAACCACGAACCACCGTTATCCATTGCGTCCATGTTAGTCGGGTAATCATAAGCACCAGCTGAAACCGGATAGTAAGTTTTAATACCGCTATAGGTGTTATAACCCTCTTGAGGTGCAGCGTTCGATGGGATCATGTATCCGTTGCTTGTATCAGTTTCGGGCTCCTTTCGGGCCCGTTCTCCTGCCTCTACTAATGCAACCAGAGCCAGCATATCAGCTGGTGTAAGTTTAGTATCACGCTTTAGTCTAAATAAAAaagcgatatatgtacatatatgtatttattaaaatattttttttgttggaataaatgaatttgacgttaaaatattttttttttttatctcacTTTAAACGTAGCGAATCACATACAGGGCCTCTAGTACTTAATCATTTTACATTATcccaaaatatcttaaattttcttttgacatcatcaaacaataataaacgTAAAACAGATCAAGCAGTTACATTTACATCAAATTAACAAAGTCGAAAATAACatgtcaaaaattatttctgttAATAACAAATCTCATTTAATCGTAACATTTAAAgccaatatttgtatatatcaatatataggACCTTCCCTTACCTCATGTCGGCAAAGCGGGCGTTGCTGCTGCCACTGACgacgccattgttgttgttgtcatatctATTTGCGCGCTTATTACCATTAATGGCGCCATAGTACCGGTTCGGGTGTAGTGTCTGTGGCACTGGATACGCCTCAGCGTTAAGTATGTTTTGCAAGTTGTCGTAAGCCTTGCTATGATAGGAAGATGCTAACGTGTTTAAGAACAGCGTGAAGAATATtgcataataataaagaaattagtgTTAAatagaatacatttatttgtaatttattcacATAAAGGAGAGCAATAATGAAATGCGTATGAATCGCTTAAAGTAGTTATAAAAGATATTTGCTGTTGaatatatacgtgtatatgtatatatgaaatatactgCGAACAGTGTTtggattttcaattaaaatagttGTGCAAAATCTTTACCTCTCGGTCCGCTCAAGAAGTCTTCATCTTGTATATCAGTGTAGACGACTGAAGGATCTATTTCATCGGCCCAAAAGCCAGTTGGCACCGTTTCTAATTCAGCTCCGCCGCTAACTTGCACTGGATTACTCAAATATGCATTATTGTAGTATTCTCCACCGCCGTATATGCTGTTACCAGTACTGCTTCCGCTGGCAGATCCATAAGGTCCTCCCATACCCATTGCTCCGTAGAGGTATGGCGGATTTGAGATTCCTCGTTTTTGCAAAACGCTTGGTGTTTCATCTCCATACACTTGTGATTGTTGCTtcaatggttgttgttgctccAAATCGCGTTGACTTGCTACTGCAGCGGCTTGTACTGCCGCGGCGGTTAAGCCAGCAGCAATGGCGGAATTGATAATATCTTCATTCGATGGCATCGAGTTTATGCCAGCTGACTGACCATACTCAATGGAGTTAGAATTGTTGTCCCCACTATCTTTACCACCATTTTGGGAATGCTGCTGCTGGGTGGTTGGCACATTAAAAGCCGGCGGAAGAACTTCGGGACTAGATTTTTTATTAGCCGATGTAGAGGGTTCATCGTTGATAGCGTCCTTTGACATCATTTCATTTACGTCGGTGGAGGAGCGTTTTACTGTGAAATtggagaaatttatatttttttaattaaccgaATTTAACAACTTAAACTAGTTAGAAATGGATAAGTTCGGGCGTAACAGAGATATTCGACATACACCAAAGTGAAAGTCATGGAAAATAATCAACGCGTTTAGAGCAAAGTAAAGCTATGATATTAAAACCTTTGTCTGCTGGCGCGGTTGAAGCAGACTAAAATTGCCAAAAACGgtaatatgtatgaaatatattgtatgtatgtgattggcgttgcaaccgtttagccggttatagccgaatcgacgatagtgcgccacctctctctctccttcgcagttcggcgccagttggagatcccaagtgtagccaggtcgctctccacctggttcctccaatggagtggaggccttccccttcctcggcttcctccggcgggtactgcatcgaacactttcagggctggagtgttttcgtccattcggacaacatgacctagccagcgtagctcctgtctttttattcgctgaactatgtcaatgtcgtcgtatattatatatatcgtTAAATATATTAGCTTAACTTCAAATGTGCAATAAATAAAAGCTAACCCTACAATATAGAAAGTACAAATCGGCTGGTAAGGAAACCGCGTTCAAAATGTACGGAAATTGATATCCTGCAGTTGGCTATTACTCAATACTTCTAATGCACATGAATAGTACTGAAATTATTGAAGTGTCGTCGCTAAGGATAAAGAGCAACATCTATTTGGGTGCTCGTTGGTATGCTCAATGTGTCGGTAAGTAACCGGAAACGTTATCTGCATTAATACCGGTTGCTATAGGAAATTTTGCAGGTATCGATCGGATGCCGTAAGAATcgttatgtaaaatatacatgtttgtatgtactcgtattgatcgatatttatttgcttgcaatattttcttccaaaaaattattCTAGAAAGACATTTCTTGatgattaattgaaataaagtagCCTTATAGTGGAAAGATAACAATTTGAATGTCATTATtgtaattatgtacatatgtacatatatacatacatacatatactcatacataaatcattatttctttctttgaattccaatgtatgtgtatatgtgattGCATTTTGATGGAAGTCCAATTAGTGCATAAAGAAACCgatttattgtttctttttggACCCACGTTTTACCTTCAGCTGTCAATTATATAAATCTTGCGAATTTCACGCTTTAGCTACTTTTCTAGTTATTAATTAGAGTAGAATATATGGTTTGTCATATCCCACTCGTGTAGTGGTGCGAATTTCTCCTTTAATGTGGGGTACTCGAGCACATCATAACTACTTTTCACATGACTATTTAAGGTTATAAATAATGTCTATTGATAGACATAGTTTAATATTACGCGTAGTATATACATGTAAACctgtacgtatgtatttataagtatATGTGAATATCTCTGAATCTCCTTAAGATCTTTGTATCAAACGATCAACTATGGAAACATTTAAGTTGGCtacataataaatttaatacgcAATTTTCAACATTCTCGGGACAGGACTTTTTTCGTATAACTAAAGCTAATAACGTATCCTAACTGCCTCCCAGTGCTTGTTAGTCTGTCCAATGTAGCGTAATGTTAATGCAATTAACGCCATTGCTAATGATTTGATAGCTTGCTGCTGCAGTCGGAGCGTTAGCTGGCATAGGGAGTAGcgaatttaattatatacatacatacgttaacatatgtatatatatttgtgtgtgtttgtataatttttttgcttagaCACTTCGCGCGCACTGCCACTTGCGGTTGATGTCAGTTGCATTAGAATTAGATACCCATTACTGAGCCTAAGCACGGCGGCATAGCGCTCAGAAGATGAGATCCCTACATTTCCATTTCCAACCTCAGTAATTGAATTAgatcatttaatatattatactttAAGCCATATTAGCATTTCTTACTATAACTAACGACTTTTGCTAGTCACCGTGTAATAGAATTTACATTGGATGTAAGGGAAGCCCgttagtgaaataaataattgcatatCATGGTGTCAAGGCTTTACTGGCATACTTTTAGTCTACTTCTTATCTAAAAGCCGAGCTATATCACATTTTTATCTCCGCAAAGACTGTGTTGGCGCCTTAGAGTGCCCGCAAAGCTAAAACTATGACGTTGAGTAGAGCCCGTGATTTGCGATTAACATAAGGAAATTGCCcgacacatatttttatttgtatgtacatatgttcatgTATAGAAATAATCGGGAGGAAAAGCTTGGGCCTCCTTTCTCAATACCACTTCATTACTGAGATGGCAAAAGATTAATTAATACACCGCGCTTCGAAACacaattattatgattaaagtcGTAAATAAAGTACATATTGATAACGTACATAGGTAATAAAAGCCTTGGCTCTCCAAAACCATATGTTGTTAACTTGTTTTCAGCGTTCAATGCAGAGATAATCATGTACATACGTATTGTAGTTTCTCACACCATctctatatttgtatgtttttgtttgtatggtTATGTACGATTACACGTCCAAAAATAAATCTAACTTTATTTGCCATATGGTTGCAAAATTTTCCATTTGCATGCGAATATCTTTCATATTAAACTGGAATTGACATAAGGATTGCCTGTTCCAGAACtgaaataatacatatgtaccgtCTGCATCTGGGATACCGCTTCAACAACATAGTAATAGTAATAGTAATAGTGttacttgaaaattaaaacgcTAAGAGATCAACATGGCGTATGATGAACATATGAATACGAGTATTTACACACTTGCATATTTGCATGGTAtgcgtacatgtatgtatatatgtacgtgaaCTTAATATGCATGCAGTGTTAAGTTCATGTATTCGATTCAAAATATAAGGAGACAACACTCATCTCCGATTTTCATTCACTTATGTACGGCATATGAAGGAGCAAGAATATAGTCATTTATGAAAATCGGATGAAtgtgatatgtacatacatatttatgcacccATAAACGAGGAACTGAAGGATAAACAATCAAAGTTGCTGGTTAATGTTAAATTTTCATTgcacataaagtggttttcccTTAAACTGCTTCGCAAAAGTTATGGTGTTTACTTGCTACAGGCTTTGTAAATACTGAAAAGCTCCAGCAATTGTGTACTGTTCTATAAATAGAAAAATCTCCACCCTCCACCATAAGGCACTCTCAATAAGAGCGTAATCGCCTACGCTAACGCAAACGCCAACGCAAACTACGCTCTTAACAAGTATAGGGGCTAGGGGCCAACAATCAGCAACAATATGGAACGTCCTTATCAGTATCCGTTACACCgacataattatttaaaaaattagaggATAAACATATTTGAAGAATACTATTGTGGGAAAGACAATGGAAACCACAAATGTCTTGAGTAATACTCGTACATGAGCAAGAACAATTAGACTGTGCAAATGATGGTTATAGAAAATTGGTTATGTGAGGAGCATAACCATTAACATCAATTAacacaatattttgtattttagcttTATTTGGTCATTCATCCACACACCAGCTGTGTAACAAGTGAGAATAATacttttatgaaaatagtctGGAAATTTAAGTTACTGCTAGTTTTTGATGGATTAGATTTGGAATCTCCCTTTAAGTAAGAACGCTGacaattaattgcaaaaatattgaattggaATATAATCATATTTCTTTTACTCAATTTTAATGAATGCATAATTTAAACATAAAACTTCCATTCGAGCTTTTTGTTTCAAAGTAAGCACTTGGAAATGAACACGTCGATTGAAACATAAACATGGGAGAAATCACCTGTTGACTGTATAGGGCGATATTTTGTATATGCAGCATTTACTCACCTTTTGTCATCAAATTGTGCCCATTATTAGCGGCATTGATGTTGGATGTGACTTCGGAGTTCTGCACCAAAACTGAAGTGGGCACTGCTACAGCGGCCCCAACGAAAATGCCAAGTACGAAAACCAAACTCAAAGTGTGATGTAAACATTTGCCGCAGCTCATGTTGACTTGAGTatctactttttattttttatgtcgaAAAACCACCTGTTGTTGTGTTAACTATtggaaaacaattattaaacttttacacttatatttgttttgattactatgattgatatatgtatatggtatggtTTTTCTATTCTTTGATTTTTAGCCTTTTCTAAATGACGTTGTTAACGGCTCCGGTGCTCTGAATGAACTGATGTCGCTGCTGTTGgcgcaacaatttttattaaattgaccTCGTTTTTCCAGTGCGGGCGTCGAAAACCATTTTTGCTCCTGCGCTTTTGTGCACATACTATCATTGTGAGTGTAGATTTCTTTCGACATTACAGGCGAGGGCGTCCAGCCCGATTGCAACAGTATATGTGCACTCCGCTTTCTCTGATTACCTCCAACCCCACTCAGTGTGACCACCCAAAAACTTTTCTACGTACGTCATTGATAAGAATTAATTCACAACACGTTGCATGTAGATTCAATGCGCATGTACCTAAACATATTCCGGGCTTTTTACTTGTTCAAATTTACAGTGGTCTGAAGCTTTTTCAGCTAATTCGCTACTCGAATCACTcgcaaaactttattttttattaatattttctagtTTTATACGAGAAAACCaacacaaatttttatatgcacatacttacatatatatgtacgtatgtttggTTGCTTATACATCTATGCatatactaaaataatatttaattatcttCACTTCACCTAATACTTTGGAATGGCCAGATTATAGATCCACAAGAAATGTTCGGAATGCTTGTTAAGCATATGTACACatacgatatatatatgtacataaacatatactttttaataataattcgcCGATCGTTCAGTCAGGGGTCATGCTGTGTGGTCACAACCTAGGGACGCCAGGATGGAAGTCACGCCATTGCAGTAAAGCGCACATAAATTTCGCTTTGTAATTAACCAGgcaattaaaattctccatagACTTTTCAATATTCCACAGCGTGTATTAAAGAGCTAATtatgatatatttgtatgaaacatTATTTGA
This portion of the Zeugodacus cucurbitae isolate PBARC_wt_2022May chromosome 3, idZeuCucr1.2, whole genome shotgun sequence genome encodes:
- the LOC105209616 gene encoding uncharacterized protein LOC105209616 isoform X1, whose amino-acid sequence is MSCGKCLHHTLSLVFVLGIFVGAAVAVPTSVLVQNSEVTSNINAANNGHNLMTKVKRSSTDVNEMMSKDAINDEPSTSANKKSSPEVLPPAFNVPTTQQQHSQNGGKDSGDNNSNSIEYGQSAGINSMPSNEDIINSAIAAGLTAAAVQAAAVASQRDLEQQQPLKQQSQVYGDETPSVLQKRGISNPPYLYGAMGMGGPYGSASGSSTGNSIYGGGEYYNNAYLSNPVQVSGGAELETVPTGFWADEIDPSVVYTDIQDEDFLSGPRASSYHSKAYDNLQNILNAEAYPVPQTLHPNRYYGAINGNKRANRYDNNNNGVVSGSSNARFADMRLKRDTKLTPADMLALVALVEAGERARKEPETDTSNGYMIPSNAAPQEGYNTYSGIKTYYPVSAGAYDYPTNMDAMDNGGSWLEPNMIDYYGLPANVETIPKYELQREQKYGAALPTGNGNRYGIKRFMVSKKKRSMGNFLNEPVPKSSISYNTNSEKFY
- the LOC105209616 gene encoding uncharacterized protein LOC105209616 isoform X2 → MSCGKCLHHTLSLVFVLGIFVGAAVAVPTSVLVQNSEVTSNINAANNGHNLMTKVKRSSTDVNEMMSKDAINDEPSTSANKKSSPEVLPPAFNVPTTQQQHSQNGGKDSGDNNSNSIEYGQSAGINSMPSNEDIINSAIAAGLTAAAVQAAAVASQRDLEQQQPLKQQSQVYGDETPSVLQKRGISNPPYLYGAMGMGGPYGSASGSSTGNSIYGGGEYYNNAYLSNPVQVSGGAELETVPTGFWADEIDPSVVYTDIQDEDFLSGPRASSYHSKAYDNLQNILNAEAYPVPQTLHPNRYYGAINGNKRANRYDNNNNGVVSGSSNARFADMRLKRDTKLTPADMLALVALVEAGERARKEPETDTSNGYMIPSNAAPQEGYNTYSGIKTYYPVSAGAYDYPTNMDAMDNGGSWLEPNMIDYYGLPANVETIPKYELQREQKYGAALPTGYGIKRFMVSKKKRSMGNFLNEPVPKSSISYNTNSEKFY